In Quercus lobata isolate SW786 chromosome 12, ValleyOak3.0 Primary Assembly, whole genome shotgun sequence, a genomic segment contains:
- the LOC115969761 gene encoding uncharacterized protein LOC115969761 → MAAAVAISSTVKYGIIGVGMMGREHLINLHHLRTEGVAVVAIADPHVPSQDLALQLAQSFNWPLKVFSGHRELLESGLCDVLVVSTPNMTHYEILMDIINHPKPHHVLVEKPLCTTVAHCKEVVNAARKRQDILVQVGLEYRYMPPVAKLIEIVKGGNLGQVKMVAIREHRFPFLVKVNNWNRFNVNSGGTLVEKCCHFFDLMRLFAGANPVRVMASGAIDVNHKDEIYDGKVPDIIDNAYVIVEFDNGSRGMLDLCMFAEGSKNEQEISVVGDTGKGEAFVPESIVRFGTREKGRDGVHTLKAEDDRIKYDGLHHGSSYLEHLNFLSAVRAKGGQAPAVGLQDGLISVAIGVAAQLSIEKGRFVPIAEVMD, encoded by the exons ATGGCTGCAGCTGTAGCTATAAGCAGCACAGTGAAGTACGGGATCATCGGTGTGGGAATGATGGGCAGAGAACACCTCATCAATCTGCATCATCTTCGCACAGAAGGCGTAGCTGTTGTTGCCATAGCTGACCCCCATGTCCCTTCCCAAGACCTTGCCCTGCAATTAGCTCAATCCTTTAATTGGCCACTCAAG GTTTTTTCAGGGCACCGGGAGCTATTGGAGAGTGGTCTCTGTGATGTACTGGTTGTGTCAACACCAAACATGACCCATTATGAGATTCTTATGGATATCATCAACCACCCGAAACCCCATCATGTATTGGTGGAGAAGCCATTATGCACGACAGTTGCTCACTGCAAAGAG GTCGTAAATGCTGCTAGAAAGAGGCAGGATATTCTTGTACAAGTTGGTCTGGAGTACAGATACATGCCACCTGTTGCTAAACTAATAGAAATAGTTAAGGGCGGAAATCTTGGACAGGTTAAAATGGTGGCAATCCGGGAACATCGTTTTCCCTTTTTGGTTAAG GTCAACAATTGGAACCGGTTCAATGTTAACTCAGGGGGAACACTGGTAGAAAAGTGCTGCCACTTCTTTGATTTGATGAGGCTGTTTGCAGGTGCAAATCCTGTCCGTGTGATGGCTTCTGGAGCTATTGATGTTAATCACAAGGATGAAATATATGATGGAAAG GTACCAGATATAATTGACAATGCATATGTTATTGTTGAATTTGACAATGGTTCTAGAGGGATGCTCGACCTCTGCATGTTTGCTGAAGGCAGTAAAAATGAGCAAGAAATATCTGTTGTTGGTGACACTGGGAAG GGGGAGGCCTTTGTTCCTGAGAGTATTGTACGTTTTGGTACACGAGAGAAAGGAAGAGATGGTGTCCATACTTTAAAAGCTGAGGATGACCGAATAAA ATATGATGGGCTGCATCATGGGTCTAGCTACTTGGAACACCTTAACTTCTTGTCTGCAGTTCGAGCTAAAGGTGGCCAAGCTCCTGCAGTGGGTTTGCAAGATGGTTTGATTTCAGTTGCTATAGGAGTTGCAGCACAGCTCTCCATAGAGAAGGGCCGATTTGTTCCCATCGCGGAAGTCATGGATTAA